In the genome of Rhodamnia argentea isolate NSW1041297 chromosome 3, ASM2092103v1, whole genome shotgun sequence, one region contains:
- the LOC115731004 gene encoding uncharacterized protein LOC115731004: protein MSNYNPRVPRGGATQGDPRVDRILQAPKAFGDIVGQQVRNQAAAALAPLEDPLAGNGNGAQQIQKLVEQFPKLKQPKFSRVGDHEAATSWIKELEKAFALLKCNEEDKVTLAVYRLQGNAGTWWQATQEDDRVYTPAPDRMYVDHYEAKFSKPSMYAPRMVEDPVDRARRFRDGLKPELKDRLVPLNLKDYNELYKRA, encoded by the exons ATGAGCAACTATAATCCCAGAGTTCCTAGAGGGGGAGCAACTCAAGGGGATCCTAGAGTGGACAGGATCCTACAAGCACCGAAAGCTTTTGGTGATATAGTTGGGCAGCAAGTGAGGAATCAAGCTGCTGCTGCTCTTGCTCCGCTTGAGGACCCGTTAGCTGGAAACGGGAATGGAGCTCAACAGATACAAAAATTGGTAGAGCAATTCCCGAAGTTAAAACAGCCAAAGTTTTCTAGAGTTGGCGACCACGAGGCTGCCACTTCTTGGATAAAAGAATTGGAGAAAGCTTTTGCACTACTAAAGTGCAATGAGGAGGACAAGGTGACATTGGCGGTCTATCGGTTGCAAGGGAATGCCGGCACCTGGTGGCAAGCTACACAAG AAGATGACAGAGTTTATACGCCTGCGCCGGATCGGATGTACGTAGACCACTATGAAGCCAAGTTTTCTAAGCCGTCTATGTATGCACCTAGAATGGTGGAAGATCCCGTGGACAGGGCGAGAAGATTTAGAGATGGGTTGAAACCGGAGCTGAAGGATCGGTTGGTGCCGTTGAACTTGAAAGATTACAATGAGTTGTACAAAAGGGCCTAG
- the LOC125314092 gene encoding uncharacterized protein LOC125314092, whose protein sequence is MSGGRATIPPNRKNAVGKPALSNGGICRFCNRRHGTAPCPFRNGACFSCGRMGHQVRDCPRRQRGVPALSQQGGQPRGNMQQNYQSQPPAQGRVFAVTKEEAKDSPAVTGTIFLHDHIAYVLFDHGATYSFVVERFVKLVGLSPKSLGTVFKISMPLKDSVISAVGCPHCKLTIGGHEEVIDPIVLEMYDFDVIVGMDWPTKQRAMMDCYHKAIQFNPLNGISFEFVGSRGDTSTLSISSLEATRALESGRQGYLATVVNIYVEEPRMEDIAIMCEFPDVFPQELPSLPPNREIEFVIELIPGTEPISKAPYRMALSEPKKLKVRLRELLDKGFFRPSASP, encoded by the coding sequence ATGTCGGGAGGAAGGGCGACCATCCCACCTAACCGGAAGAATGCTGTGGGAAAGCCAGCTCTTAGTAACGGTGGAATATGCCGATTTTGCAATCGGAGGCATGGGACTGCCCCGTGTCCCTTTAGGAATGGAGCCTGTTTTAGTTGTGGTCGGATGGGCCACCAAGTGAGAGATTGCCCACGGAGACAAAGAGGAGTTCCAGCGCTATCACAACAAGGAGGACAACCACGTGGGAATATGCAGCAGAATTACCAGAGCCAACCTCCAGCGCAAGGAAGAGTTTTTGCGGTCACCAAGgaagaggcgaaggattcgccggCCGTTACAGGTACGATCTTTTTGCATGATCATATAGCGTATGTGTTGTTTGACCACGGAGCCACGTACTCCTTTGTTGTTGAGCGGTTTGTTAAATTAGTTGGGTTGAGTCCGAAATCGTTGGGAACAGTCTTTAAGATATCCATGCCGCTAAAAGATAGTGTAATATCTGCAGTAGGTTGTCCTCATTGTAAGTTGACAATAGGTGGTCACGAAGAAGTGATAGATCCGATTGTCttggaaatgtatgattttgatgtgattgttgGTATGGATTGGCCGACAAAGCAAAGAGCTATGATGGATTGCTATCATAAGGCAATTCAGTTTAACCCGTTGAATGGGATTAGTTTTGAGTTTGTTGGAAGTCGAGGTGATACATCGACTTTGTCAATTTCATCGTTGGAAGCGACTCGTGCATTGGAAAGTGGTCGTCAAGGATATCTGGCAACCGTAGTTAACATATatgttgaggagccaaggatgGAAGACATTGCTATTATGTGCGAGTTTCCCGATGTGTTTCCCCAAGAGTTACCAAGTCTGCCACCAAATAGGGAGATTGAGTTTGTGATTGAGCTAATCCCTGGAACGGAGCCGATTTCTAAAGCTCCGTATAGGATGGCGTTATCAGAACCGAAGAAGCTGAAGGTACGGTTGCGGGAATTATTGGATAAGGGTTTTTTCCGCCCTAGTGCTTCACCATGA